The nucleotide window GATCGGCCACGCGCGCCTGGGCGTCCACCCAGTCCTCGACGGTCACGACCGGAAACTTCGCGCCATAGGGCTGGCCGGTTGCCGGGTCGACGCTCATCGGGCCGGTCGAACCAAAGCACGAGCCCAGGTTGTTCACGCCGATCACGAAGAAGCGGTTGGTGTCGAGCGGCTTGCCCGGGCCGACCATGTTGTCCCACCAGCCCACATTTTTGGGGTCGTCCTCGTAGACGCCCGCCACGTGGTGCGAGGCGTTGAGCGCGTGACAGACGAGCACCGCGTTGCTGCGTGCGGCGTTGAGCGTGCCGTAGGTCTCGACCACGAGGTCGTACCCGGCCAGCGCCGTGCCGTTCTGCAGTTGCAGGGGCTCGTCGAAATGCAGTGTTTGAGGAGCGACGATGCCGATCGATTCCATTCGTTCCGCCTTGGTTTTTCGGGCGGCTAAACGGTGTCGGCGGGCGCGGAGTGCGAAAGGATTGGCGCAGCTGACGACCTCTTTAGCCGCATTTATATCGAACTCCAGGCCAGAGGTCCTGGGAGTTCACGCGCCCGCAATCGAGTCAGCAAATCGGCGCGTGGGTATAGCAAAAGGAACGCAGAGTATATCGGAAAAAGTGCAAAGCGATGCGCAGCACGGGAAAGGCGGCCCGGTGCCGCCCGGCGCAGTTGCGCCTCCCTTCACGTGCCCGCGCGACGCGCGAGGCCGCGAAGCCTTATCACTTCTTTGGCGCAGACGGATGCGCGTTGCGCCAGCGACGCAACTGCAAGGCCGCGATGATCATCAAGAGGCCGTAGAGGACCGCGTAGGCGGCGATCACCCAGATCAGCGAGAGCGCGCCCGCGCCGGGGAACATCGCGAAGAAAAAGCCCACCGTGGCCGAGAGCAGCCCCGAAATCCCGACCGCCCACGGATGCGCAATGGCGTGCCGGTACTGGATCGCGTAGACGATTTCGAAGATGCCCGTGAAGAACGCCCATACGCCGATGATCATCACGAGGACGATGGCGGTCTCGCCGGGCCAGAAGAACGCCACGAGGCCGGCGATCACACCGATCAGACCGATGATGACGTAGGTCCAGCGCCGCGTGCCGCCGCCGCGCGCACCGTAGATGAGCGCGAACGCGCCGTCAACGATCGCGTAGGCGCCCCAGACGATGGCGAGCGTGAGCACGGTGAGGCCGGGCAGCGAGAAGGCGAGCACGCCGAAGATGATGGCGGCGATACCGCGCGCGATGAGCCAGCCCCAATGAGCGGAAAGGCTCGTCAGGATGGGCGGAAGGCCGAAGGGAGGAACGGGACGGTTCATGCGGCGGTTCTCCTTTTAGCGACGCGGGCAGCCGCCACGAAAAAAACGCCGCGCGGCCGCGCTATTGAAGAATGATGCGGATCTGCTCGTCGGCGTGCTCGCTCGGTGAACGAGTGAATCCGCTTTGCGCATAGCGATGCCAGCAACCGATCACATAGCGCACGACCAGATTCGCACGCACCGTTGGATCGTATCCCTTGGCGGCAGGCTTCGCGTCGACATGATCGGACCCTGAAATCGCCTTGCGCTCCGCCTCCTGCGCGAGGTCGACGCGCAGGCACTGGCGCAGCGACGCCTCGACGCGATCGAGCATCTGGTTCACGCGTTCGGCGAGGCGCTCGTGCTCGCCCACGAGGGCTTCGCAGGTCAATACGCGGGTCATGCCGGCGTTTCGCGTAGAAAAGTTGACGAGCATCAGGGCGATCGCACGCGCCTGCAGGACGCCGCTCGGCTCTTTTTCGACGATCTGGTTGATGAGCCCGAAGAGCGTCTGCTCGATGAAATCGATCAGGCCCTCGTACATCTGGGCCTTGCTCGCGAAATGGCGATACAGCGCGGCCTCGGAAACGCCCAGGCGCGCGGCCAGCGCCGCGGTGGTGATTTTCTCGCCGCGCGGCGCCTCGAGCATGGTGGCGAGCGTCTGGAGAATGTGGATACGGCGTTCGCCCGGTTTCGGGCGGGGAGCGCGGCGGGCCGCGCCCGGCGATTCTGCTGCTTCGACTGCTTCACGCGTTTCTGTCGGCTGCATGGATATCGTCCCTGGCGTTGGCCTCTGGGCTTACGCTCCCCCGTTTTACTTCGAGCGTCCCGAATGCAGGCCTGGTTTCAGGGATTTTAGCGAACGAATGCGACGATCGACATAGTGAGGCCTGCCAGTGCCCGGCAGATGCGCGGGCAAATGCCCGGTGATCCACACGGTGCGGATGCCGAGGCGCCGATAGCGCTTGAGGTGGCTGCGCGTGTCTTCGATCAGGATCGCGTCGGCGAGCGCCACGCCCGCCCGGCGCAGCGTGCCGCGCAACATCGCGCGGTCCGGCTTGGCGCGCCAGTGGCTGCGCGAGCGCATGCCTTCGATGGCGATCACGCGCTCGAAGAGCCGCTCGATGCCGAGCGCCGCGAGCACCGCGTGCGCGTAGTCCTCGGGGCCGTTGGTGAGGACAATCTTGCGCCCCGGCAGCGCGGCGAGCGTGCGGGCGAGGCCGCGCTCCGCATGCAGCATGCCGTGCAGGTCGTCGAAGGTGTGCACGACCTTGAGGAAGTCGTGCGGGTCGATCGGATGATGGCGGGTGAGGCCGAGCAGCGTCGCGCCGTAGCGGTGCGTGTAGCTCGTGCGCAGGTGATTGGCTTCGTCGCGGCTCACGCCGAGCGCGTCGATGATGTACTGCGTCATCCCGGCGTTGATGGCGGGGAAGATCGCGCGCGACGCATTGTGCAGCGTGTTGTCGAGGTCGAAGAGCCAAACAGGGGCGCCCGGTGCGTGGGCGACGCGGCGTGGCCGGTGCCGGGCACGCCTGGCATGAAGGCTGGAGTCGGTCATCTCGGGCGTGAGACGCGGCGGCGGCGGCACGCCGCCACCGCCGGTGGGAAGGCGCTTAATGCGAGCGGATCATCGTGCCGAACGGCTGTTCGGTCAGGATTTCCAGCAGCACCGAGTGCTCGATGCGGCCGTCGATGATGTGCACCGAGCGCACGCCGCTCTTGGCCGCGTCGAGCGCCGACGAAATCTTGGGCAGCATGCCGCCCGAGATCGTGCCGTCTTCGAACAGGGCGTCGATCTCGCGGGCCGACAGGTCCGTGAGCAGGTTGCCCGCCTTGTCCATCACGCCGGGGATGTTCGTCATCATCACGAGCTTTTCGGCGTTGAGCACCACGGCGAGCTTGCCCGCCACGAGGTCGGCGTTGATGTTGTACGAGAGGCCGTCTTCGCCGAAGCCGATCGGCGAGATCACCGGAATGAACGCGTCGTCCTGAAGCGCCTTCACGACCGCCGGGTTGATGGCCTCGACTTCGCCGACCTGGCCGATGTCGATGTACTGACCGGGGTTGTCGCGGTCCGGCATCATCAGCTTGCGTGCGTGGATCAGGCCGCCGTCCTTGCCGGTCAGGCCGACCGCGTGGCCGCCGAAGTGGTTGATGAGCGTGACGATGTCCTGCTGCACCTCGCCGCCGAGCACCCACTCGACGACTTCCATGGTTTCTTCATCGGTCACGCGCATGCCCTGGATGAAGGTGCCTTGCTTGCCGATCTTCTTGAGCGCCGTGTCGATCTGCGGGCCGCCGCCGTGCACGATGACCGGATTGATGCCCACGAGCTTGAGCAGGATGACGTCGCGCGCGAAGCCCTGCTTCAGACGCTCTTCGGTCATGGCGTTGCCGCCGTACTTGATGACGACGGTTTTACCGTGGTACTGGCGAATGTAAGGCAGCGCTTCGGCCAGGATTTCGGCTTTCAGGGTGGGTGCGATCTGCGAAAGGTCGAGAGGCTCGGACATGGCGGCGGAGACTGGACGAAAAACGGACGAAACTCGCGGACGAAGATCCGCGGACGAAAAGCGCGGCCGCAAAACGGTCGAAACAGGCCGGATTGTACAGGACTGGCGCGGTGCAGCAGGGAAAACGGCGGGGAAACGACGTGCATCGGACGCAGCGGCGAGGCACATGCGCAACATGGGCGCCATCGCATCGGCAGCGGGGCAAAACGGGGCGAAATCAGGGGAAAAGCGCAGGAGAAAAGCGCAGGAGAAAAGCACAGGAGAAAAAGACGGCGCGTGAAAAGCCCGGCGAAGGGCACGCGCCCGGGCTGTGGCATCATCTCTGTGTCGCCAACCCATGGTTTCGAGAGGAGTGCGCGCCATGACCGCCTCCGCCGTGCCCGCCACTGGCATGAAAAGCGCCCGCTGCCCGCGCTGCGGGAACAGCTTCGACTGCGGCAGGAACACCGAACCCTTCGATTGCTGGTGCAAGTCGCTGCCCGCCTTGCCCGCGAGCGGACTCGACCCGCGCGGGCGCTGCCTCTGCCCCGAATGCCTCGCGGCGGCGGCGGCTCCGGGCATGGGAGCCGCGCCGAAGGGCAAGCGCGCTATGCCTTGACTCGCGCACCGCGTTGCGTACCGTGCGCGAGCGCCGCGAGATCGGCGCTCACCTCGTCGAGCACGGGCTCCCACTGTTTGAACGTCTTTTGCCGGTAGAGCCGGGTATTCGGATACCACGGGCTGTCGCTGCGATCGAGCAGCCAGACCCAATGCGGATTCACGTCGAGTAAGACCCAGGCTGGCTTGCCGAGCGCGCCCGCGAGGTGTGCGCTCGACGTGCACACGGAAATCACCAGATCGAGCGAGTCGATGAACGCCGCGGAGTCGTCGAAGGTCTTCCACTGCGCGCTGAAATCGCTCACCTCGAAGCCGGCCTCACGCGCCGCCGCGACGTCTTTCTCCGCGCCGGGCTGCAGCGAGTAGAACGCCACACCCTCGATGCCGCCGAAATGCCGGGCATACCGGTCGAGCCCGACGCGACGAAACGGATTGCGCTTGTGCGTGAGGCTGCCCGTCCACGCGAGCCCGACTTTCAGGCGCTTTTCGCCCGCAAGGTGCTCGCGCCAGTGCGCCGCTGCCTCGGGATCGGCCTTGAGATAACCCGTGGGGCCCGGGATCGTCGCCTCCTCCGTGGCGAATATAAGCGGCAGGCTCAGCAGCGAGACTTCGCAATCGTAGGCCGGCAGGCTTTCGACGGGGCCACCCGCGCAGTACAGGTCGCAATGACCGCCCAGGCTGCGCGCGAGCAGCGCGCCCATCTGCGGGAACGAATTCCAGACGAGCCGGCCGCCTTCGCGATGCACGCGCTCGGCGAGCATGGGCACGTAGCGGCAGAACTGCAGCAGATCGCCCATGCCCTGTTCGCCCCATACCAGTAACGTGCGGCCCGCGAGCGGCTCGCCGCGCCACTCCGGCTTCGGGAAGGCCGGGCGGCCCGCGGCCAGCTCGCTCGATCCCTTCCAGCGCAGCTCGTGTCCGTGCCAGCCTTCGGCATAGTTGCCCCGCAGAAGCTGGGTCATCGACAGGTTCAAGCGTAGCGATGCGTCGTTGGGCGCATACTGGCAGCCGGCGCGCGCGGCGCGTTCGGCCTCGTCCCACTGCTGTGCTTCCTTGCAGGCCATCGCGTAGTTATTCAGGGCGAGTGGGCTCTGCGGCGTGACTTCGAGCGCCCGGCGGCTGGCTTCGACTGGACGCGCGGGGTCGCTATCCGTTGGGAACACGCGCGCGAGGTTGATCCAGGCGTTGACGTTGCCGGGCTCCTCGGCGACCGTTTCTTCGAGTAGCGGCAGAATCTGGGCATCTCCAATATTGATTTGCATCAATGCCGTTGCAAGATTGTTGCGCAGATTTGGAAACTTACGCGCGATCGCCAGCGCGTGACGGTAAGGTTCTACCGCTTCGGCGTGACGGTTCGCAAGCTGCAGCGCGAGGCCCGCCGCGAACCACGCGGCGGCCCGCTTCGGCGCGAGCTGGGCGATCGCAGCGCTCACGCGCACGGCCTCTTGCGCCAGAGCGCTATCGTGGGCGCGGGCGGCGATGAGCATGAGCGTGTCGTCGTCGAAGCCGCGCATCAAGGTGCGCGTGGCGGCCAGCAATTCGTGTGCGGACGCATCGGTTGCCTTGGCGGTCCCACCGGCGGCCGCCGCGTCGATGAAATCGAGAAAGAGATTGCTAACAGGTTGGAGCACGTCAGGAAGCGAGGTCTGCATGATTCCTTCTTGCATGTCAGAAAGCGCCGAAATGTATGTGGTCGGCGGATGACATAGATTGAAGCAAACCTTTTCAAGATAATGAATCAGACAAGTCCTAACCGGTAAACTGACACCATGCATCGCATAACCGTCAGTGCTCGTGTCAATCTCAGCCACTTGTTCTGGCTGCGCAGTCTCGCCATCATCGGCCAGCTCTGCACGATCGCGTTCGTGCAGCTCTTCATTGGCGTCCAGTTGCCGCTGCCCGCCATGCTGTTCGTGATCGCCATGGAAGTGGCGTTCAACGGCGTGACCTGGCTGCGTGTCACCCAAGATCGTCCCGAGTCGAATCTCGAATTATTCGGCCAGCTTTGGGTCGATCTCGGCGCGCTTTCCGCGTTGCTCTTTCTTTCCGGCGGCACGACCAATCCGTTCGTCTCGCTTTATCTGCCCTCGCTCGCCATCGCGGCTGCCGTGCTGCCGTGGTATCTCACCGCGTGGCTCGCGGCCTTCGCCGTGGCCTGCTACGTGCTGCTCGGCTTCGACAACGTTCCGCTCAATCTCGACAATCCCGCCAACCTGTTCGACTACTATCGCGCGGGCATGTGGGTGAACTTCATGGTGAGTGTTTGCCTGATCGTGTGGTTCGTCGCGCGTATGTCGCGCGCGCTGCGCCAGCGCGACACCGCGCTCGGCGACGCGCAGCAGCGCCTGTTGCGCGACGAGCGCGCGGTGGCGCTGGGCGTGCAGGCCGCTACCGTCGCGCACGAGATCGGCACGCCGCTCTCGACCATCGCCATGCTCACCGAGGAGCTGCGCGATGTCGCGCGCACGGACAAGGGCCTCGCGCCGTACTCCGCCGACCTCGAACTGCTCGACAAGCAGATCTCGCTTTGCACCTCGGCGCTCGCGCGCCTCAGGAGCCGCGCTTCGTCCACGGGCGCGCGCCAGGTCGTGAGCGAATGGCTCGGGCCGTTCGTCGAGCAATGGCGCCTGCGCCATCCGCATGTGAAGTTCGAACTCCTCGACAATGGACCGGGCGACTTCGCTCTCGACGATACTGTCGCGGTCGGGCAGATTCTCACCATCCTGCTCGACAACGCCGCGCGCGCCAGCCGCGATTTCGTGACCTTGCGCGCCTATGTGGCCGCGCGAGCCGGTTACGTCGATTTCGAAGTCTGCGATGCGGGGCCCGGCATTCCGACGTCGCTGCGCGCCTCGCTCGGCGCTGCGCCCGTGGACAGCACCCAGGGCGGTCACGGCGTCGGCCTGTATCTGGCGTTTTCGTCGGCGGCGCGGTTGGGCGGCTCGATCGAGCTCAATGACGTCACGCCGCCCGGGAGCGCGTCGGGCGAAGTGAGCGGCGCGGACGACGGCACGTCGGCAGGCGCGGCGACCGGCAGCGGCGTGCGCACGCGCCGCGCGCGCGGCACCCGAGCGGTGCTGCGCTTGCCGGCGAAGCAGGTCAAGGCGGGTCAGGCGGGTCAGGCGGGTGAGGCGAACCCAGCGGCGGCGGCGCGAGAAACCGCGGCGTCCGCGGGTTCGGAGATTGGATCAGGCGAAGGGCCGGCTCGGCCCGACGCCGCGTAACAACACGGAGAATTAGGTATGAGCGATATGAGTTTTCTGGTCATCGACGACGACGAAGTGTTCTCCGACATCCTCACGCGCGGACTCACGCGGCGCGGCTTCGAGGTGAAGCAGGCACACAATGCGGAAGAGGCGATTCGTTTCGCCAACCAGCACAAGTTCTCGCAGATCACCGTGGACCTGCATCTCGGCAACGATTCAGGCCTGTCGCTCATCGCGCCGCTGCGCGAACTGCAGCCGGATGCGCGCATGCTCGTGCTCACGGGTTACGCGAGCATCGCCACGGCGGTGCAAGCCGTGAAGGATGGCGCGGACAACTATCTCGCCAAGCCCGCGAACGTCGAGATGATTCTCTCGGCACTCCAAAGCGATGCGAGCGCGATGCAGGCCGAAGAAGCCATCGAGCACCCCGCGCCGCTTTCGGTTGCGCGGCTCGAATGGGAGCACATCCAGCGCGTGCTGGCCGAGCACAACGGCAACATCTCGGCCACGGCGCGCGCGCTCAACATGCACCGGCGCACGCTGCAGCGCAAGCTCGCGAAGCGCCCGGTGCGCCAGTAAGCACGCGAGACGCGGCAAAACAAAAGGGACCCCGCGGGGTCCCTTTTTCATGCGCCATGCGTCGTGCCTTAGAGCACGTAGCGCGACAGGTCTTCGTCCTGCGCCACTTCGCCGAGCGCCTTGTCGACGTAGGCCGCGTCGATCGTCACGCTCTTGCCCGCGTGATTGCCGGCGGCGAACGACACGTCTTCCAGCAGCTTTTCGATCACCGTGTAGAGGCGGCGCGCGCCGATGTTCTCGGTCTTCTCGTTCACGGAGTAGGCAATCTCCGCGAGGCGGCGAATACCGTCGTCGGCGAAGTCGAGCTGCACGTCCTCGGTTGCGAGCAGTGCCTGATACTGCTTGACGAGGCTGGCATCAGTCGCGACCAGAATCGCTTCGAAGTCCTTTACGGAGAGCGAGTCGAGTTCCACGCGAATCGGGAAACGGCCCTGCAGTTCGGGGATCAGATCGCTCGGCTTCGAGAGATGGAACGCGCCGCTCGCAATGAACAGAACGTGGTCGGTCTTCACCATTCCGTACTTCGTGTTGATGGTCGTGCCTTCCACGAGCGGCAGCAGATCGCGCTGCACGCCCTGGCGCGACACTTCACCGCCGCTGCCTTCGTTGTTGCGCGAGGCGATCTTGTCGATTTCGTCGAGGAACACGATGCCGTTCTGCTCGACGTTCTGCACGGCTTTGGCCTTGACCTCTTCGTCGTTGAGCATCTTCGCCGCTTCTTCGTCGGTGAGGACCTTGAGCGCTTCCTTCACCTTGAGCTTGCGGCGCGTTTTCTTGCCGCCGCCGAGATTGGCGAACATCGAGCGGATCTGCTCGGTCATGTCTTCCATGCCCGGGGGCCCCATGATGTCCATGCCCACTTGCGGCTGTTCGACGTCGAGCTCGATTTCCTTGTCGTCGAGCTGGCCTTCGCGCAGGCGCTTGCGGAAGGTCTGGCGCGTGGCGTTGTCACCGCTTTCGGCATGGCTCGTTGCGTCCGACGAACCGAAGCCGACGGGACGCGCGCTCGGCAGCAGGATGTCGAGAATGCGGTCTTCGGCCTGGTCGGTCGCCTTGCTGCGCACCTTGCGCATTTCCGTTTCGCGCGTCTGCTTCACCGAAATCTCGATGAGGTCGCGCACGATGCTGTCCACGTCGCGGCCCACGTAGCCCACTTCGGTGAACTTGGTCGCTTCGATCTTGATGAAGGGCGCATCGGCAAGCTTCGCGAGACGCCGCGCGATCTCCGTCTTGCCGACGCCCGTCGGCCCGATCATGAGGATGTTCTTCGGCGTGATTTCCTGGCGCAGCGGGTCGGCGACCTGCTGGCGGCGCCAGCGGTTGCGCAGCGCGACGGCCACGGCCTTCTTCGCGTTCGCCTGGCCGATGATGTGCTTGTCGAGTTCCGAGACGATCTCGGCGGGGGTCATGGTGCTCATCCTGATTCCTTCTCGTCTGTCCGGCGGGTTGCGCGAGTTATTCGATGGTTTCGATCACGCGGTTGTGATTCGTGTAGATGCACATGTCGCCCGCGATCGCTAGCGACTTTTCGACGATCTCGCGCGGCGAGAGTTCGGTGTTCTCCACGAGTGCGCGCGCCGCGGCCTGCGCATACGCGCCGCCCGAGCCGATCGCGCAGATGCCTTCTTCGGGGTCGAGCACGTCGCCGTTGCCGGTGATCACGAGCGTCGTGGTCGTGTCGGCGGCGATCAGCATGGCTTCGAGGCGGCGCAGCATACGGTCGGTGCGCCAGTCCTTGGCGAGTTCGACGGCGGCGCGCGTGAGGTTGCCCTGATGCTTTTCGAGCTTGGCTTCGAAGCGGTCGAGCAGCGAGAACGCGTCGGCGGTGCCGCCGGCGAAGCCGACCATGACCTTGCCGCCGTAAATGCGCCGGACCTTCTTCGCGCCACCCTTCATGACGATGTTGCCGAGCGTGACCTGGCCGTCCCCGCCGAGCGCGACCTTGTCGCCGCGCCGCACGGATACGATCGTCGTGCCGTGAAATTGCTCCATGTGCGTTCCTTTTTACCGTTGATGCCGGGTTTGATGCGTAGGTGGAATGCCTGCCGCTTTCGGGTGGGCGCAGCGGCGCTCGCGCGTTTTGCATGCATTGCGGCGCCACTGCCCTGAATCCGGGTGCGTCGCGCGTGCCTCTGGCGCGCCGCGAGCGCATATCACGTGGAGTTTAGGGCGGCGGTGGGCATATCAAGAGCCGCGTGCGCAGAAAACGGCGCGGCGGCCACGCGCCCATCGGCGCGGCCACGCACGGGAAGAGGGCGCAGAACGCTGAAGAAAAACGCGCGCGCAAAAGAAAAAAGCGCACGGCACTCCGTGCGCTTCGACAGGGAAGGCAAGTCACTAGCCGCGCAAGCAGGGCTTCGCGGCCAGAAAAAAGCTCAATCGCCGAACAGCTTCTGGCGCAGCTCGCGGCGCTCCTGCGCTTCGAGCGAGAGCGTGGCGGTCGGGCGCGCGAGCAGACGCGGGATGCCGATCGGCTCGCCCGTTTCTTCGCACCAGCCGTAGTCGCCGGAATCGATGCGAGCGAGCGATTGCTGCACCTTCTTGAGCAGCTTGCGCTCGCGGTCGCGCGTGCGCAGCTCGAGCGCATGCTCTTCTTCGATCGTCGCGCGGTCGGCCGGATCGGGAACGATCACGGTTTCGCGCAGATTCTCAGTGGTCTGGCCCGCATTGCGGAGGATTTCCGCCTGCAGCTGTTCGAGCCGGTTCTTGAAGAAGGCGAGCTGATCCTCGTTCATGTAATCCTTGTCGCTCATCTTCAGGATTTCGGCTTCGGTCAAGAGTCGTTTCGTCGTCATCTGGCTTGCTTCTTCAATGAGTGAGGCAAAACTGGCACATCTTGCCTGCACTTTTGTGTTGCCCGCAGTGGCCGCGGTGGCCTTTACCAACCTTTACCACTTTGCCAGGCGCAGTTACCGCGCCGTTATTGCGCGCTG belongs to Paraburkholderia flagellata and includes:
- a CDS encoding HdeD family acid-resistance protein, yielding MNRPVPPFGLPPILTSLSAHWGWLIARGIAAIIFGVLAFSLPGLTVLTLAIVWGAYAIVDGAFALIYGARGGGTRRWTYVIIGLIGVIAGLVAFFWPGETAIVLVMIIGVWAFFTGIFEIVYAIQYRHAIAHPWAVGISGLLSATVGFFFAMFPGAGALSLIWVIAAYAVLYGLLMIIAALQLRRWRNAHPSAPKK
- the slmA gene encoding nucleoid occlusion factor SlmA; its protein translation is MQPTETREAVEAAESPGAARRAPRPKPGERRIHILQTLATMLEAPRGEKITTAALAARLGVSEAALYRHFASKAQMYEGLIDFIEQTLFGLINQIVEKEPSGVLQARAIALMLVNFSTRNAGMTRVLTCEALVGEHERLAERVNQMLDRVEASLRQCLRVDLAQEAERKAISGSDHVDAKPAAKGYDPTVRANLVVRYVIGCWHRYAQSGFTRSPSEHADEQIRIILQ
- a CDS encoding pyrimidine 5'-nucleotidase yields the protein MTDSSLHARRARHRPRRVAHAPGAPVWLFDLDNTLHNASRAIFPAINAGMTQYIIDALGVSRDEANHLRTSYTHRYGATLLGLTRHHPIDPHDFLKVVHTFDDLHGMLHAERGLARTLAALPGRKIVLTNGPEDYAHAVLAALGIERLFERVIAIEGMRSRSHWRAKPDRAMLRGTLRRAGVALADAILIEDTRSHLKRYRRLGIRTVWITGHLPAHLPGTGRPHYVDRRIRSLKSLKPGLHSGRSK
- the argB gene encoding acetylglutamate kinase; amino-acid sequence: MSEPLDLSQIAPTLKAEILAEALPYIRQYHGKTVVIKYGGNAMTEERLKQGFARDVILLKLVGINPVIVHGGGPQIDTALKKIGKQGTFIQGMRVTDEETMEVVEWVLGGEVQQDIVTLINHFGGHAVGLTGKDGGLIHARKLMMPDRDNPGQYIDIGQVGEVEAINPAVVKALQDDAFIPVISPIGFGEDGLSYNINADLVAGKLAVVLNAEKLVMMTNIPGVMDKAGNLLTDLSAREIDALFEDGTISGGMLPKISSALDAAKSGVRSVHIIDGRIEHSVLLEILTEQPFGTMIRSH
- a CDS encoding cysteine-rich CWC family protein, producing the protein MTASAVPATGMKSARCPRCGNSFDCGRNTEPFDCWCKSLPALPASGLDPRGRCLCPECLAAAAAPGMGAAPKGKRAMP
- a CDS encoding response regulator transcription factor, giving the protein MSDMSFLVIDDDEVFSDILTRGLTRRGFEVKQAHNAEEAIRFANQHKFSQITVDLHLGNDSGLSLIAPLRELQPDARMLVLTGYASIATAVQAVKDGADNYLAKPANVEMILSALQSDASAMQAEEAIEHPAPLSVARLEWEHIQRVLAEHNGNISATARALNMHRRTLQRKLAKRPVRQ
- the hslU gene encoding ATP-dependent protease ATPase subunit HslU, which produces MSTMTPAEIVSELDKHIIGQANAKKAVAVALRNRWRRQQVADPLRQEITPKNILMIGPTGVGKTEIARRLAKLADAPFIKIEATKFTEVGYVGRDVDSIVRDLIEISVKQTRETEMRKVRSKATDQAEDRILDILLPSARPVGFGSSDATSHAESGDNATRQTFRKRLREGQLDDKEIELDVEQPQVGMDIMGPPGMEDMTEQIRSMFANLGGGKKTRRKLKVKEALKVLTDEEAAKMLNDEEVKAKAVQNVEQNGIVFLDEIDKIASRNNEGSGGEVSRQGVQRDLLPLVEGTTINTKYGMVKTDHVLFIASGAFHLSKPSDLIPELQGRFPIRVELDSLSVKDFEAILVATDASLVKQYQALLATEDVQLDFADDGIRRLAEIAYSVNEKTENIGARRLYTVIEKLLEDVSFAAGNHAGKSVTIDAAYVDKALGEVAQDEDLSRYVL
- the hslV gene encoding ATP-dependent protease subunit HslV, whose amino-acid sequence is MEQFHGTTIVSVRRGDKVALGGDGQVTLGNIVMKGGAKKVRRIYGGKVMVGFAGGTADAFSLLDRFEAKLEKHQGNLTRAAVELAKDWRTDRMLRRLEAMLIAADTTTTLVITGNGDVLDPEEGICAIGSGGAYAQAAARALVENTELSPREIVEKSLAIAGDMCIYTNHNRVIETIE
- the dksA gene encoding RNA polymerase-binding protein DksA, with the translated sequence MTTKRLLTEAEILKMSDKDYMNEDQLAFFKNRLEQLQAEILRNAGQTTENLRETVIVPDPADRATIEEEHALELRTRDRERKLLKKVQQSLARIDSGDYGWCEETGEPIGIPRLLARPTATLSLEAQERRELRQKLFGD